Genomic segment of Chelonoidis abingdonii isolate Lonesome George chromosome 5, CheloAbing_2.0, whole genome shotgun sequence:
ACAACTACGATGGACAAAAAAGTGTTCAGCACCATTAGAGAGTGACAGATTTCTGTAACAGTGCTAAAAATGGTTTGGTCCATCTACAATAGGAATTAATCCACTATCAGCACTAGTTCAGGGACAATGGCTGCTGACAAGGGTCAGAAAACAGTTCAATTTCCCAAAAAGATAGGGTttatggggattggtcctgctctgagcagaggattggactagatgacctcctgaggtcccttccaaccttgatattctgtaTTTCCCCTCACACTATTAAGAGAGATTCATGGCCTGGACTAAtcatattacacctctacctcgatataacgcagtcctcgggagccaaaaaatctcaccgccttgTAGGTGAGACCGTATTATATCGGGTTTGGTCCTGTACGGAATACCGGCAAGAGCCAATACACGATgccagactggaccggcttccccggcagcgatttaaagggcctgtggctccctgcaacagctggagccccaaaccctttaaatccccaccgggGCTCTGGCAACagggctcaggtggtgatttaaagggcccggggctccacacGAATTCGGaaataacgtggtaaagcagcagggcttgggtggtgCTTCAAAGGTCCTGTGGCTtcccgctgctttaccgcgttatatccaagtTCGTGTTATATTGGTTCGCATTCTATCAGGGTAAAGGTGTACTTATGTTAAACAATTTTAAGATGGAAGATTATCTTAAAATTACTACATGGAGTTATTTTGATTACAGAACACTTCCTAACTTTTCAGCATGTAGGTTCTATGCCGGGGAGGCCAAACttattggcccgagggccacatcagcgTTGCAAAACTATATGGAGGgctgagtagggaaggctgtgcctccccaccccctactccctgtcccctgactgccccgacccttatccacacccctgcccccagacagctcctccctccctccaggactcccacgcctatccaacccccctgctccctgacccctatccacacccccgccctctGATAGCCCCCAACTCCCTGGGGATTCCCACACTTATCCAATACCCCCtgttcccagtcccctgactgcctccccgaacctccaccccatccaatcaCCCCCTGTCCCCCAGAACCTCCCGCCCCCTTACCAGCGCTGCttagagcagcaggagctcacagccccatcGCCCGGCCAGGGCAGCCACCCTGCCCGGGCTGCCCAAcaggagcagcaggccagagCGCTCGCAGCatgggaggggacaggggctagcctccctggccaggagctatggggccgggcaggacggtcctgtgggctggatatggcccacaggccgtagtttgcccacctctgttctacgCACATATGTGCTATATTTAAATGCCCATgctgtcagttaaaaaaaaaacccacaaagaaatacatacaaataaaacTATTAAGCTGTgacaaaaacagaagaaaaaaataatatatctaTGACATAATGTACTAagatttcttcattttgtttactGCACATTAGACAGAGGACATGATCAGGTAGTACGGGTCCAGAATTTGTGAGGATTTTACAATAcgcagtaataaaaatgttttaatatactAGAAATATATTAAAGAGGTTTGGATGTATACAATATACAGCAGTATTTCCAGCACAGACTTTACACTAGCAGAtaagaaccagaaagtgaaactgactactCTAGTTTCATTATTTGGTCTCAAATTGAAGAGTAGACATCAGGAATGCTGAAAAGGAACATTAGATTTATAAAATTTATCAGATTAGTAGTAAAAGAGCTAACAAGATTTGTTTTCGTTAATAATTACACATTGTTTAACCTGACATTGTCCCTTTTGAAGAAAATGGGCATCTCTCCCATCTCTTCCCATGGAGAAAAGAGGTGTCatacctactttaaaaaaattcccaaggTGCTGAGTTGGCCCAGGTTTTCCAACATACCATTGTTTACCGATGATTTTCTTGACTGATTACAACTATACATTCCTTCAGCATAGTTTGAATTGCCTTGTGTACAATGTTAAAAAAGTTACCCACTTCACTGGCAAAAAAAAGGTATGAAAGCACAGGATGTGTTTATAAAACAAGCTTCGATGTAAATACAGAAATTCAACACTAacttcttagggcttgtctacactggcgatttacagcactgcaactttcttgctcggggtgtgaaaaaacacctccctgagtgcagcaagtttcagggctgtaaagtgccagtgtaaacagctgtgttcccagtgctggtagctacacCTCTCACggaagtgggttttttagagcgctgggagagctctcccccatgACTACACAACCCACGTtgaagtgctgccgtggcagcgttTTAGTGTTGcctgtgtagactagcccttagagacacaaggtgggtgaggtaatacaggcagtatttggtcctgccatgagcgcaggggactggactcgatgacctcttgagatcccttccagtcctagagtctatgaatctatgaatatcttTTGTTGtagcaacttctgttggagagagaaacAAGTATTCAAGATAGAGTGGCCCCTCATTATCACCTACTACCCCATACTGAAACCCATAGGCGTATCATCATCAACAACTCATACTCAAtagggaccccatcctgaaagaaattgTTCCTGaaccctctcttctggcctttaaacTCCCAACCTTTCCAAGCTCAGCATCAGAGCCAAGCTCCCCACAGAACAGGGCACACCAAATCAAAGCAACATCAGACCCTTCCAGAGCAACAGAttccaaacctgcagacatatcatcactgctacaatgatctaAGCCACTCAACCCTCAAGCACACCCTTCAGGATCCATGGATCCTTCATATACCTATCACAACATATGGTATACATCATCCAGTGTACTAAATGCCCCCAAAACAACTAGGTGGATGAAAACaaacaatcactacactctcaagTGAACTCCcacaagaaaatgataaaagattaaaaacaccctatcacctgtgagtgaacacttttcaaagccttcagtcctcatcctcaaaggaaatccaCAGAACCCTTTCAAAAGataagcctgggaacttaaattcctAACTGTTAGACATGAAAATCATGGATTGACtggagacattggatttatgcCTCATTACAATAgtttgtaacccactaaccccttcTTTTTGTCACAGAGGTCTTAACAGGCCAGTATACTTTGAATGGTCcctagaatatgtgctaactacttacgctaaacaacctgttccaccttgcatttagctgtcaGGCTCAGAGTATCAttcccagaactgaagaagagttGTGTGatcaaaagcatgtctctctcaccaacaaaagctgTTCCAATagaagatatgacctcacccaccttgtctctctaaatatcctggcaccaacacagctacacctctACATTTAAGTTCATAGGTTTTTTTGCTCCTGAGAAGTAAACTTTACAAGCAATCTCTGCCCCCCAGAGATTAAAAGTTTAAACTTTTAAAGGCTACATAAGTAGTGCTGATACCTGAACTCTCTTACAAGCCAATTATCCTGAGGTTAAGATTTGCAGTGTTAAGAACAGAAGAGGTCATTAGCACCACGAAATAAGTAAATCTTCCATGCGTTTTCCAGCTGTTAAAGCTAGAATGAAGTCAATAAGACACCATCAACTTTCACTTCGACCCACCTTCCATTAGGACAGATTGAGAAACAAAGTACACACACCTACACTAAAGTAAACACGAACAGAGATGGTTAGTCCCAGTTCCTCTCAGAATTTCAACTATTTCACAGACGCCCCTTTACATTTCAGTCAGCTCAGTGAGCAAGAGTGTTAACAGCCAGGACTGCAGCTACAAGgccaggaaggggaagagagctGCGTCTGCAAGAACCTTTCACATGTGGGCGTCCCAAAACAGCACTGGGCTATTTTAAAGCACGCAGCCCACGGCAGGTGGCTGGTTGAGATGAGAAGTGTGAGCTGTAGCTTTCAGTTTGGaacagcgccccccccccacgcccctaTGGATACTCGCACAGCCCCCCCACCAGCCTCACGGCGAGCAACCTGCCAGCCAGAGACAGCCCAGGGGGAGCACACGGAGCGCCTGCTTTCCTCCAGAAATGGGAGTCTGGGCAGAGCCTGAGCTCCCGCGCTTGAGGGGAGGGATCGTGCTGCGCTTGGGGGCACGATTCCACGCCCGCCGAAGAGCAGCTGTAGGGGGAGGCGAAACCGCGCCCGCAGCCCCCGCCAGCTCCTCACCAGGCCCGTAGAACTTGCTGCCTTTGGTCACGTCGAAGACTTTGCCGTTGACGGCCAGCAGGATGCGAGGGGTGCGGGCCCCGTCGTACTCGTGCAGCTGCTCCAGCGTGAAGTCCCGCCGCTTCATGCGGGgcagtgaggcggcctggctctgCTGGGCCGCGCCCCCCGGGCCGCTCCGTTTCCCCCAGCGCAGGTAGAGCCGATAGGCCGCCAGCAGCACCAGCGCCAGCAGCCCCACGTTCAGCAGCATCTCGCCGCCCACAGCCCAGCCTCCCGCCGCGGGCGGCTCCTctgcgcccccgccccccaggccgCCGCCGCCGCTACCCTCAGTTCTTAGTTTCCCATCTCCATCGTCCGCCATCACTACCAGGCCAGCGCCGGCTCCGCCCAATACGGGCATGAGGGAAGAGCGAGGGGGCGAGGCACATTCTGCGACCTCCTCTGATTGGTCAGCGGCAGGACACGTCACCCTCACAAGCTCGCGCCAAACTCACGAAAAAGACTCAGACACGCCCAGTTGCTTAACCGCCGTGGCTCGAGAATCCTGCCCAAGGCACGAGGACGCGCACGAGACACGCAGCCGGCCAAGGAGGCGCGCGCGCGCGCGAGAGAGAGCGGCATTGGTCTGTGCCCCAGCTAAATTCGCACAGCTCGCTGGGGCGCGTGCGAGAATCTGAGCCACAGCGCGAGCCATAGGGCAATCACAGGGGAGCGCGCGAAACGTCGAATTAATGCGCGAGCCGCAGGCGGGTAGTAAACTCGCATCCTCGCTCAGAATTTGCCCAGCTCTCCTGTACTCTTAAAGTGGCGCACCTGCAAAACTGAGCCCGCTATTGAAGCGTGTATTGCAGTCATTCACCCACCCTCTCCGTTATAATAAAGGGGTAGAGTAGCTTTTCTGCTCTGGATATCTACTTCCTAGCCTTGGTGTGGCTTGGTGAACCTCCCTTTGACCACTCCAGAGGCTGGGATAATGCTCCCTGATTAGCACCCTGCTGAGGGCAGCAAGATGGTACAGGGCTTGGGGAGTTTTATATGGCAGCACTAAGTGAGGACTTTGCAAAATGTAGCGATATCTTTCTCCACTGTTATGATTAACACTGCCCATAAGACATCTTTCAGGGTCCATGGATCTGACTCATGTGGGATACATTGTCTAGTGTACTAAATGCCACAATAACAACTATGGATTAAACCAGGCAATCATTACACTCacatgaactcacacagaaaaatgataaatgacaaaaaaaaaaacaccatattGACGCTGGGTGAACGCTTGTCACAAAGCATTGACagtatatctgacctctcagtcctcattctcaaaggaaacctgcacaatgccTTCAAAAGATAAGCCTGTGACTTAAATTCATAGCTtttctagacactaaaaatcatggactgactagagacactggatttatggctttttacaacaatctgtaattcaaccttccctccccacagattattcttccttctcccccatgACTGGAGAGTCTCCAGTCATGGGGGAAACTGGCCACTTcgctttgaatggtcccttgaaatatatgttaattacttatgctaaccTGTccctgtttcagagtagcagccatgttagtctgtatccgcaaaaagaagaggagtacttgtggcaccttagagactaagaaatttatttcagcatgagctttcgtgagctacagctcacttcttcggatgcatagaatggaacacacagacaggagatatttatagatacagagaacatgaaaaggtggaagtatgcatctcaattgattagactcttcctgttggtatgcatacttccaccttttcatgttctctgtatctataaatatctcctgtctgtgtgttccattctatgcatccgaaggagtgagctgtagctcacgaaagctcatgctgaaataaatttctaagtctctaaggtgccacaagtactcctgttctatccCTGTTTAACCTTGTATTGTGACACTcttgagtacatttcccagacctgaagatgagctcacataagcggtccatttcctggacactactgtcaCATAAATACTATCCTAtgccagaaacctactgaccgctgtATGTACCTACGTGCCTGCAGCTTCCacccaggacacaccacatgatccattgtctacagccaagctctaagatacaaccacatttgctccaatccctcagacagagaaagcacctacaagatctctatcaagcattcttaaaactacaatacccacctgctgaagtgaaaaaacagattgacagagccagacgagtactcagaagtcacctcctacaagacaggcccaacaaagaaaataacagaacaccactagctttcaccttcagcccccaactaaaacctatgcagcgcatcatcaaagatctacaacctatgcTGAAAGatgatccttcactctcacagatcttggggaacagacctgtcctcgcttacagacaaccccctaacccaaagcaaatactcaccaacaactacacatcactgaacaaaa
This window contains:
- the PGRMC2 gene encoding membrane-associated progesterone receptor component 2 → MPVLGGAGAGLVVMADDGDGKLRTEGSGGGGLGGGGAEEPPAAGGWAVGGEMLLNVGLLALVLLAAYRLYLRWGKRSGPGGAAQQSQAASLPRMKRRDFTLEQLHEYDGARTPRILLAVNGKVFDVTKGSKFYGPEGPYGIFAGRDASRGLATFCLDKDALRDEYDDLSDLNAVQMESVREWEMQFKEKYDYVGRLLKPGEEPSEYTDEEDIKDHTKQD